In a single window of the Desulfovibrio mangrovi genome:
- a CDS encoding DVU0298 family protein, translating to MARFRSLKTQLRCLLQSDMWQDSLPELLEIPGRETVGPLMSFLLFGGEMKWRAATALGLVVARMADEDMEQARVVMRRLLWHMNEESGNVGWGIPETMAEVMCNHRRLADDYNRMLHSYVRETTEDDNYLDHPPLRAAVYWGLGRLAQVRPELMQPAVRALWWGLEDEHHPGRGMAAWALGNLNARDAADKIRTLLDDPTPVEHFEDRAIVCTTVGDMARQALERMGLEA from the coding sequence ATGGCTCGATTCCGTTCTCTCAAGACTCAACTGCGTTGCCTGCTGCAATCTGATATGTGGCAGGACAGCCTTCCTGAATTACTGGAAATACCCGGACGCGAGACGGTAGGTCCGCTCATGTCCTTTCTGCTCTTCGGCGGTGAAATGAAGTGGCGTGCGGCCACGGCGCTGGGGCTTGTCGTTGCCCGTATGGCGGATGAAGACATGGAACAGGCCCGTGTGGTCATGCGGCGTCTGCTCTGGCACATGAACGAAGAGTCCGGCAACGTGGGCTGGGGTATCCCCGAGACCATGGCGGAGGTCATGTGCAATCACCGCAGGCTTGCGGATGACTACAACCGCATGCTGCATTCCTACGTGCGTGAGACCACGGAGGACGACAACTATCTGGATCATCCGCCGCTCAGGGCCGCTGTCTACTGGGGGCTCGGCAGGCTGGCACAGGTTCGGCCCGAGCTCATGCAGCCCGCCGTGCGCGCCCTGTGGTGGGGGCTTGAGGATGAGCACCACCCCGGTCGCGGCATGGCCGCGTGGGCTCTGGGCAATCTGAATGCGCGGGATGCGGCGGACAAGATTCGCACCCTTCTGGATGACCCTACCCCTGTGGAACACTTTGAAGATCGCGCCATCGTCTGCACCACGGTGGGCGATATGGCCCGTCAGGCGCTGGAGCGCATGGGGCTGGAGGCGTAA
- a CDS encoding chloride channel protein — protein MPEACTMTPENWFKQRLSRLDKHLPLLLLAICVGVLAGYGAVLFRFVIKGVQYTFYQNAEDFLSFSHTVPWYLKLILPAAGGLIVGFLVSRGAPEAKGHGVPEVMEAVALRDGRIRKRVALVKIFASAISIGSGGSVGREGPIVQIGSGIGSTLGQIMNVSRPNQRTLVGCGAAAGIAATFNAPIAGVLFALEVLLGDFGISAFSPVVISSVTATTIARYYFGDFPAFEVPAYEVRTLWEFGIYPFLGILCGLTALAFVTVLYKGEDVFDEVRIPAPLKAALGGLLVGGILLWFPHVFGVGYGAINLSLMNDMGWQLMLALVGIKILATTITIGSGGSGGVFAPSLFIGAMTGGAFGCAAHYLFPDITASPGAYALVAMGGLVAGTTHAPITAILIIFELTSDYQCILPLMTTCIISTLVASGLNSGSIYTIKLLRRGVDIRSGMEQNILRNLKVHEFMHSDDTTIYEGAPLMDVLGSFHRHNASYLHVVDGQGVLTGIISFRDLRNVLMEEYLEHLIIAKDIATTCVQTVQASDSIQHAMHTMAARGISQLPVTDDAGRLQGTIRERDVLAAYDKAVVQRQLTHN, from the coding sequence ATGCCTGAAGCCTGCACCATGACGCCGGAGAACTGGTTCAAACAACGGCTTTCACGTCTGGACAAACATCTGCCCTTGCTGTTGCTCGCCATCTGCGTGGGTGTTCTGGCAGGGTACGGAGCCGTGCTGTTCCGTTTTGTTATCAAGGGCGTGCAGTATACGTTCTATCAGAACGCCGAGGACTTCCTGTCGTTTTCCCACACGGTGCCGTGGTATCTGAAGCTGATCCTGCCTGCTGCGGGCGGCTTGATTGTGGGCTTTCTTGTCTCGCGCGGTGCACCGGAGGCCAAGGGGCACGGCGTGCCGGAGGTGATGGAGGCGGTGGCGCTCAGGGACGGGCGTATCCGAAAGCGCGTGGCGCTGGTGAAGATATTTGCCTCGGCCATCTCCATCGGTTCCGGCGGTTCCGTGGGGCGTGAAGGGCCCATCGTGCAGATCGGTTCCGGCATCGGCTCCACGCTGGGCCAGATCATGAATGTCTCCCGCCCCAACCAGCGTACGCTTGTGGGGTGCGGCGCGGCTGCGGGCATAGCCGCCACCTTTAACGCGCCCATTGCGGGCGTGCTGTTCGCGTTGGAAGTGCTGCTGGGAGACTTCGGCATATCCGCGTTTTCGCCGGTGGTCATATCCTCGGTTACGGCCACCACCATAGCCCGCTACTATTTCGGGGATTTCCCGGCCTTTGAGGTGCCAGCCTACGAGGTGCGGACGCTGTGGGAATTCGGCATCTATCCTTTCCTCGGCATTCTGTGCGGCCTTACCGCGCTCGCCTTTGTCACGGTACTCTACAAGGGAGAGGACGTGTTCGACGAAGTGCGCATTCCTGCACCGCTCAAGGCTGCGCTGGGAGGGCTGCTTGTCGGCGGCATCCTGCTGTGGTTTCCGCATGTCTTCGGGGTGGGCTACGGGGCCATCAACCTTTCGCTTATGAATGACATGGGCTGGCAGCTCATGCTGGCGCTTGTGGGCATCAAGATTCTGGCTACCACCATCACCATCGGCAGCGGCGGCAGCGGGGGCGTGTTTGCGCCTTCCCTGTTCATTGGCGCCATGACGGGCGGGGCCTTCGGGTGTGCTGCTCATTATTTGTTTCCGGACATAACGGCCAGTCCGGGCGCGTATGCGCTGGTGGCCATGGGCGGTCTGGTGGCGGGCACCACCCATGCCCCCATTACCGCCATTCTCATCATTTTCGAACTGACCAGTGACTATCAGTGCATTCTGCCGCTCATGACCACCTGCATCATCAGTACGCTGGTGGCGTCTGGGCTGAACAGCGGGTCCATCTACACCATCAAGCTGCTGCGGCGCGGGGTGGATATCCGTTCCGGCATGGAGCAGAACATCCTGCGCAACCTGAAGGTGCATGAGTTCATGCATTCGGACGACACCACTATTTATGAAGGCGCGCCGCTCATGGACGTGCTGGGTTCCTTCCATCGCCATAATGCCTCCTACCTGCACGTGGTGGACGGCCAGGGCGTGCTCACGGGCATCATCTCCTTCCGCGATCTGCGCAATGTGCTTATGGAGGAGTATCTTGAGCATCTGATCATCGCCAAGGACATCGCCACCACCTGCGTACAGACGGTGCAGGCATCGGATTCCATTCAACATGCCATGCACACCATGGCTGCGCGCGGCATTTCTCAGCTGCCCGTGACGGACGATGCGGGCAGGTTGCAGGGAACCATACGCGAACGGGACGTGCTGGCAGCCTATGACAAGGCCGTGGTGCAGCGCCAATTGACGCATAATTAA
- a CDS encoding polyprenyl synthetase family protein produces MRELIAYLTAEQPRINATLEEETSRLNALVQPVAAHVLKAGGKRLRPLLTLLFGRMLGYANDDIYPLACSVELLHSATLLHDDIIDDADLRRGNPAAHTLFGNTRTVLAGDVLLAQANAIVARYGDARLTTCIAEAIMATATGEIAEIEYLRSTGHPQETYIDIIKGKTAFMLQASCQLGAMIAKAAPEQVLAASDFGMNLGIAFQIVDDALDFAPSAKDIGKPVAGDLREGKLTPPLLMYCDSLQGDARKSFVTSFENGTFTEEEVLSIAASIRELGLDVRTRELADTYLAKAQEALDTLPECAERLMLGQTIDYVRNRKH; encoded by the coding sequence ATGCGAGAACTTATTGCGTACCTGACGGCGGAGCAGCCCCGTATCAATGCCACCCTTGAAGAGGAAACCAGCCGTCTCAACGCACTGGTGCAGCCCGTGGCAGCCCATGTGCTCAAGGCTGGAGGCAAGCGACTTCGTCCTTTGCTCACTCTGTTGTTCGGCCGCATGCTCGGCTATGCCAACGACGATATTTATCCTCTCGCATGTTCCGTTGAGCTGCTGCATTCCGCAACCCTCCTGCATGACGACATAATCGACGACGCAGACCTGCGTCGCGGCAATCCTGCTGCTCACACCCTGTTCGGCAACACCAGAACCGTGCTGGCGGGCGATGTGCTGCTGGCGCAGGCGAACGCCATTGTCGCCCGTTATGGCGATGCCCGCCTCACCACCTGTATTGCGGAAGCCATCATGGCCACGGCTACCGGGGAGATTGCGGAGATTGAATATCTGCGCAGCACCGGGCATCCGCAGGAAACCTACATCGATATCATCAAGGGCAAGACCGCGTTCATGCTGCAGGCTTCCTGCCAGCTGGGCGCCATGATTGCCAAGGCTGCGCCGGAGCAGGTGCTGGCTGCCAGTGATTTCGGCATGAATCTCGGCATCGCTTTTCAGATCGTGGACGATGCGCTTGATTTTGCGCCATCCGCCAAGGACATCGGCAAGCCTGTTGCCGGAGACTTGCGCGAAGGCAAGCTCACGCCTCCTCTCCTGATGTATTGTGATTCCTTGCAGGGAGATGCGCGGAAATCATTTGTAACCAGCTTCGAAAATGGTACTTTTACGGAAGAGGAGGTTCTGTCCATAGCAGCTTCCATCCGTGAACTGGGACTGGATGTCCGCACCCGTGAACTGGCCGACACCTATCTCGCCAAGGCGCAGGAAGCACTTGATACGCTGCCGGAATGCGCAGAACGCCTCATGCTTGGTCAGACCATCGACTACGTGAGGAACCGCAAGCATTAA
- a CDS encoding HDOD domain-containing protein — MGEDSPATLAITPEALAKCLALTFPPAMVQLVQELVAPIPAFDNIAKIIQSDPVLSATVLTLVNSPFYGMTSKVTNLERAAVVLGTREILKIALSISFQQNASRSIKRSKKSLFSDWRLSVWSSIAAEQIATRLIPKEAHLAYLAGLLKDLSLFLYLCLEQDGAKPEDHACFLWLEEQQMDAERARWGETHAELTRTLLSEWSLPPLLLEAIAHHHDMEQLEVYSPLSQSVILATRWAELQHATTPDHGAIIQFELQMRALLKLDDAQLEVLRDECTQRFESLLQLLGIQNASPDSRFYSQSLQSMQSFYFHAMEISNSINGVEGMGRTICRQLRWNWGVEHAQLALRTAGGNAFVLFTILPEEASLAMNEAPALSKLPWKVKGEKMQLGPKGQPYGELRYTVPPNPVRSMQEMPVYSNFITTTLAAYYKDHAVMATKARVLQALPIGVALTDLEGTVLDVNQRFLSFDGGNSTPGGVGYNVAEVLKNTLGIPVEPMFEALREEKDRHSISQLFYVSVARQHGEGQCLYLSIHRHEVDSSPAYLVVLEDISDLSAIEMQAFKQRDFLEKLVAAMQETILIVNIAGEVVWSAPASLHLVGRNLFEFTKPTGTFTGDWNRAFLATGPAPAMPVEVDINDGVQDVSQLELVFSPLHEADEVTRSYLVVGRDLTLIRRLEHKIRQQAMFDGLTGLFNYSQFNTVLTREVERSARTGRGMGLIFFDLDRFKQVNDTYGHQTGDRLLKLIAKGVMQSVRKGMDFPCRYGGDEFAIVVTEVDRPTLEMMCTRLHEMVRKQCQDTVSLSIGVALLRPDETAEQMLQRVDKASYTAKHQGGAQTCWED, encoded by the coding sequence ATGGGAGAGGACAGCCCCGCCACTCTGGCGATTACTCCGGAAGCGTTGGCCAAGTGCCTTGCGCTGACCTTTCCCCCCGCCATGGTGCAACTGGTTCAGGAGCTGGTGGCTCCGATACCGGCCTTCGACAACATTGCCAAGATCATCCAGAGTGATCCGGTTCTGTCCGCAACCGTGCTCACGCTGGTGAATTCCCCGTTTTACGGGATGACCAGCAAGGTCACCAATCTGGAACGCGCTGCCGTGGTGCTCGGCACACGGGAAATCCTCAAGATAGCGCTGTCCATTTCCTTTCAGCAGAATGCTTCGCGCTCCATCAAGCGCAGCAAGAAAAGTCTGTTTTCAGACTGGCGTCTTTCCGTCTGGTCGTCCATTGCGGCAGAGCAGATAGCCACCCGCCTCATTCCCAAGGAAGCCCATCTTGCCTATCTGGCCGGGCTGCTCAAGGATCTTTCCCTCTTTCTCTATCTCTGCCTCGAGCAGGATGGCGCCAAGCCTGAAGACCACGCCTGTTTTCTCTGGTTGGAGGAACAGCAGATGGATGCTGAACGGGCCCGCTGGGGTGAAACCCATGCCGAGCTCACCCGTACGCTGCTGAGCGAATGGAGCCTGCCCCCCTTATTGCTTGAAGCCATTGCGCACCATCATGACATGGAGCAGCTTGAGGTGTATTCTCCGCTGTCGCAGAGTGTCATTCTCGCTACCCGCTGGGCCGAATTGCAGCATGCTACCACGCCCGACCACGGGGCCATCATACAGTTTGAACTGCAGATGCGTGCCTTGCTCAAGCTGGATGACGCGCAGCTGGAAGTGCTGCGCGATGAATGCACCCAGCGTTTCGAATCGCTTCTGCAACTCCTCGGTATTCAGAATGCCTCGCCGGACAGCCGGTTCTATTCGCAGTCGCTACAGTCCATGCAGAGTTTTTATTTCCACGCCATGGAGATAAGCAATTCGATTAACGGGGTGGAAGGCATGGGGCGCACCATCTGCCGTCAGTTGCGCTGGAACTGGGGAGTTGAGCACGCCCAGCTTGCCTTGCGCACAGCCGGCGGCAACGCCTTTGTCCTGTTCACCATCCTGCCTGAAGAAGCATCGCTTGCCATGAACGAAGCCCCTGCGCTTTCCAAACTGCCGTGGAAGGTGAAGGGAGAGAAAATGCAGCTTGGTCCCAAGGGGCAGCCCTATGGCGAGCTGCGGTACACGGTGCCGCCCAATCCTGTACGCTCTATGCAGGAAATGCCGGTTTATTCGAATTTCATCACGACCACGCTGGCAGCCTATTACAAGGATCATGCAGTCATGGCGACCAAGGCCCGCGTGTTGCAGGCCCTGCCTATCGGCGTTGCCCTGACCGATCTGGAAGGGACCGTGCTGGACGTGAACCAGCGCTTTCTGTCGTTTGACGGCGGCAATTCTACGCCGGGGGGTGTGGGCTACAACGTGGCGGAAGTGCTGAAGAACACGCTGGGAATACCTGTGGAACCCATGTTTGAAGCCCTGCGTGAAGAGAAAGATCGTCATTCCATCAGTCAGTTGTTTTACGTGAGCGTCGCCCGCCAGCATGGGGAAGGGCAGTGTCTCTATCTTTCCATCCACAGGCATGAGGTGGACTCGTCTCCTGCATACCTTGTCGTTCTTGAGGATATTTCCGATCTTTCGGCCATTGAAATGCAGGCGTTCAAGCAACGGGATTTCCTTGAGAAGCTGGTCGCCGCCATGCAGGAAACCATCCTTATTGTGAATATAGCAGGGGAGGTTGTCTGGAGTGCTCCTGCCTCCCTGCATTTGGTGGGGCGTAACCTTTTTGAATTTACCAAGCCTACCGGCACCTTTACGGGAGACTGGAACCGTGCCTTTCTTGCCACGGGCCCTGCGCCCGCCATGCCGGTGGAGGTGGATATCAACGACGGCGTGCAGGACGTCTCTCAGTTAGAACTGGTCTTCTCCCCCCTGCACGAGGCGGACGAAGTGACCCGGTCCTATCTTGTGGTCGGGCGTGATCTTACCCTCATCCGCAGGCTGGAACACAAGATTCGCCAGCAGGCCATGTTCGACGGGCTTACCGGTCTGTTCAACTACTCTCAGTTCAATACCGTTCTCACCCGTGAAGTGGAACGCAGTGCCCGTACCGGTCGTGGCATGGGGCTCATTTTCTTTGACCTGGACCGTTTCAAGCAGGTGAACGACACCTACGGGCATCAAACCGGCGACCGCCTGCTCAAGCTTATTGCCAAGGGTGTGATGCAGAGCGTGCGCAAGGGGATGGATTTTCCCTGCCGGTACGGTGGTGATGAGTTTGCCATCGTGGTGACGGAAGTGGACAGACCTACGCTGGAGATGATGTGTACCCGTCTGCATGAGATGGTGCGCAAGCAGTGTCAGGATACTGTCTCGCTCAGCATTGGCGTGGCGTTGCTCCGGCCTGATGAAACCGCAGAACAGATGCTGCAGCGCGTGGACAAGGCTAGTTACACCGCCAAGCATCAGGGCGGCGCCCAGACCTGCTGGGAAGATTGA
- a CDS encoding nucleotide sugar dehydrogenase, whose amino-acid sequence MMTFEDIVSGKTAVAVIGLGYVGLPLAVSLSEHFRTIGFDISEHRVQELTDGIDRTGEVENDRLKASSVEFTTDPARIGEAGIVIVAVPTPIDSHRNPDLTPVIKASETVGRNMSKGCMVVYESTVYPGLTEEECVPVLERLSGLKFGTDFTVGYSPERINPGDKVNTLETIVKVVAGSDDRTLDILAGLYGTVVKAGVHRASSIKVAEAAKVIENTQRDLNIALMNELSIIFDRMGIDTMEVLQAAGTKWNFLPFRPGLVGGHCIGVDPYYLTFKAEDLGYHPQVILAGRRINDSMSKFVAESCVKGLIRCNRLIQGARVGVLGFTFKENVPDLRNTKVIDMVHELREYGVEVLVHDPVADSEEARHEYGLELSHLQDFDRLDAVILAVAHDEYRAIAPAQLRSWFAEPKNALLLDVKCMFDPEAVRAAGMELWRL is encoded by the coding sequence ATGATGACTTTTGAAGATATTGTTTCCGGAAAGACCGCCGTTGCCGTTATCGGCCTTGGGTATGTGGGGCTGCCCCTTGCCGTGTCGCTTTCCGAACATTTCCGTACCATCGGGTTCGATATTTCCGAACATCGCGTGCAGGAACTGACCGACGGCATTGACCGCACCGGTGAAGTGGAGAACGACCGCCTCAAGGCAAGCAGCGTGGAGTTCACCACCGACCCCGCCCGCATAGGCGAGGCCGGCATCGTTATCGTGGCTGTGCCCACCCCCATCGATTCCCACCGCAATCCCGACCTCACGCCCGTGATCAAGGCCTCCGAGACCGTGGGCCGCAACATGTCCAAGGGTTGTATGGTGGTGTACGAATCCACCGTGTATCCCGGCCTGACCGAAGAGGAATGCGTGCCCGTGCTGGAGCGTCTTTCCGGCCTGAAGTTCGGTACGGACTTTACCGTGGGCTATTCCCCCGAGCGTATCAACCCCGGCGACAAGGTGAACACCCTTGAAACCATCGTGAAGGTGGTTGCCGGTTCCGACGACCGGACCCTCGACATTCTTGCAGGGCTTTACGGCACCGTGGTCAAGGCGGGCGTTCACCGCGCCAGCTCCATCAAGGTGGCCGAGGCAGCCAAGGTTATCGAGAACACCCAGCGCGACCTGAACATCGCCCTGATGAACGAACTGTCCATCATCTTCGATCGCATGGGCATCGATACGATGGAAGTTCTGCAGGCTGCAGGCACCAAGTGGAACTTCCTGCCCTTCCGTCCGGGTCTCGTGGGCGGTCACTGCATCGGCGTTGACCCCTATTACCTCACCTTCAAGGCGGAAGATCTCGGCTACCACCCGCAGGTCATTCTCGCCGGTCGCCGCATCAACGACTCCATGAGCAAGTTCGTGGCGGAAAGCTGCGTGAAGGGACTCATCCGCTGCAACCGCCTCATTCAAGGTGCCCGCGTGGGTGTGCTGGGCTTCACCTTCAAGGAGAACGTGCCGGACCTGCGCAACACCAAGGTCATCGACATGGTGCATGAGCTGCGTGAATACGGCGTGGAAGTGCTGGTGCACGACCCTGTGGCCGATTCTGAGGAAGCCCGTCACGAGTACGGTCTCGAGCTTTCCCATCTGCAGGATTTTGACAGGCTGGATGCAGTCATTCTGGCCGTGGCGCATGATGAATATCGCGCCATCGCCCCTGCACAGCTGCGCAGCTGGTTTGCCGAGCCCAAGAACGCCCTGCTGCTGGATGTAAAGTGCATGTTCGATCCCGAAGCCGTTCGCGCTGCGGGCATGGAGCTGTGGAGACTGTAA
- a CDS encoding phosphatase PAP2 family protein, producing MIFSTPAWDRSLFFLVNDAWRNDILDELMPVVSNSVVMWGLAAACFAIAARRSGQWKPLLAGLLLIAIVAGLSDLACQPIKKEFKRVRPLNAMASVHYVDDGEWMQRPADFQPTKTKGQSFVSAHAANSMAAAGMAALLWKRVPLMRLILLLPLLIGYSRLYLGKHYPSDVMGGWLVGLAVLMTAWFCVPERVKRYVRAENPAP from the coding sequence ATGATCTTCAGCACCCCCGCATGGGACCGCTCTCTCTTCTTTCTCGTGAACGACGCATGGCGCAACGACATACTGGACGAGCTCATGCCCGTCGTATCCAACAGCGTCGTGATGTGGGGACTGGCCGCCGCCTGCTTTGCCATTGCCGCCCGCCGCAGCGGGCAATGGAAGCCGCTGCTGGCCGGACTGCTGCTCATCGCCATCGTGGCGGGCCTGAGCGACCTCGCCTGCCAGCCCATCAAGAAGGAATTCAAACGGGTGCGCCCCCTCAACGCCATGGCGTCCGTGCACTACGTGGATGACGGCGAATGGATGCAGCGCCCTGCCGACTTCCAGCCCACCAAGACCAAGGGCCAATCCTTTGTCTCCGCACACGCTGCCAATTCCATGGCCGCCGCAGGCATGGCCGCGCTGCTCTGGAAACGCGTGCCACTCATGCGCCTGATCCTGCTGCTGCCCCTGCTCATAGGCTATTCGCGCCTGTATCTGGGCAAGCACTATCCTTCAGACGTCATGGGCGGCTGGCTGGTGGGCTTAGCCGTACTGATGACGGCGTGGTTCTGCGTTCCCGAGCGGGTGAAACGCTATGTGCGGGCAGAAAACCCCGCCCCCTGA
- the mqnB gene encoding futalosine hydrolase — MTLIVATATQKEMKAVLKGFNGRGRIGCQLPAQGQWCESPINEHACLLAVTGVGPVNAALTLGRIMGERFGVSGVLNLGIAGTFDTQRCPLGSAVLADREIWPEYGLRTAQGIDCRGIAFPQWAPAETEPEAALEQAVWDTVELSPVEDLKRLGLNRPDACTGASLTVAGVTGTAGYASMLRGRYNALTENMEGFALALGCRQAGIPFVELRTVSNVVGSRAAEDWKVDEAFVALGAVARSLFV; from the coding sequence ATGACACTTATCGTTGCCACTGCCACGCAGAAGGAAATGAAGGCCGTTTTGAAGGGATTCAACGGCCGTGGCCGTATCGGCTGTCAGTTGCCTGCACAGGGGCAGTGGTGCGAGTCGCCCATTAACGAACATGCATGCCTGTTAGCCGTGACAGGAGTGGGACCCGTCAATGCCGCCCTGACTCTGGGGCGCATCATGGGTGAGCGTTTTGGCGTAAGCGGCGTGTTGAATCTCGGCATTGCGGGCACCTTTGATACGCAGCGCTGCCCCTTGGGCAGTGCCGTGCTCGCAGACAGGGAGATCTGGCCGGAATATGGCCTGCGTACGGCACAGGGCATAGACTGCCGCGGCATAGCCTTTCCGCAGTGGGCACCGGCGGAGACAGAGCCAGAGGCCGCCCTTGAACAGGCCGTGTGGGATACGGTGGAACTGTCTCCCGTGGAGGACCTGAAGCGCCTTGGCCTGAACCGGCCTGATGCCTGCACCGGCGCCAGTCTGACCGTGGCGGGCGTTACCGGAACGGCAGGATATGCCTCCATGCTCAGGGGGCGTTACAACGCGCTTACCGAGAACATGGAAGGCTTTGCCCTTGCACTGGGCTGCCGGCAGGCAGGCATTCCCTTTGTGGAGCTGCGCACGGTTTCCAACGTGGTCGGCTCGCGTGCCGCCGAGGACTGGAAGGTGGACGAAGCCTTTGTCGCACTGGGGGCTGTTGCGCGATCGTTGTTCGTCTGA
- a CDS encoding DUF2065 domain-containing protein, translating to MHIDWKLLLTALGLALVLEGLPYVIFSDKLPAMLMELAQRGPSALRIMGLTAICAGVLLVWLVRG from the coding sequence ATGCACATTGATTGGAAATTATTACTCACCGCTCTGGGCCTGGCGCTCGTTCTTGAAGGGCTGCCCTACGTCATTTTCTCGGACAAACTGCCCGCCATGCTCATGGAGCTGGCGCAGCGGGGTCCTTCCGCCCTTCGTATCATGGGGCTCACGGCCATCTGCGCGGGCGTTCTGCTGGTCTGGCTCGTCCGAGGCTGA
- a CDS encoding ubiquinone/menaquinone biosynthesis methyltransferase: MQDHSQSCRERQHDEHAHEVSGMFGRIARWYDFLNHLLSGGMDYYWRQQLVRQLLPGPTGRVLDLAAGTMDVSLEILRQHPGVTVPALDYCLPMLATGKSKLTKGRNGYILPVQADGRSLPLPDASVDCATIAFGIRNIVPRSEAFKELHRVLVPGGRLCILEFGTGRTPVWKGFYNFYLNRLLPVIGKVFSGDAGAYKYLADTIMAFPTADELVQEMMDAGFHRAFYKPMTSGIVYLHVAEKR; this comes from the coding sequence ATGCAGGACCATTCTCAAAGCTGTCGCGAGCGTCAGCATGACGAGCATGCCCATGAAGTTTCCGGCATGTTCGGGCGTATTGCGCGCTGGTATGATTTTCTGAACCATCTGCTCAGCGGCGGCATGGATTATTACTGGCGGCAGCAGCTTGTGCGCCAGTTGCTGCCCGGCCCCACGGGCCGTGTGCTTGATCTGGCAGCGGGAACTATGGACGTTTCACTGGAGATTCTGCGCCAGCATCCCGGTGTGACGGTTCCCGCCCTGGACTACTGCCTGCCCATGCTGGCGACGGGTAAATCCAAGCTGACCAAGGGGCGCAACGGCTACATCCTGCCCGTGCAGGCCGACGGCCGCTCGCTGCCTCTGCCGGACGCCAGTGTGGATTGCGCCACCATCGCTTTCGGCATCCGCAACATCGTGCCGCGCAGTGAGGCCTTCAAGGAACTGCACAGGGTGCTGGTTCCCGGCGGCAGATTGTGCATTCTGGAGTTCGGAACGGGCAGAACGCCCGTATGGAAAGGGTTTTACAACTTTTATCTCAACCGCTTGCTGCCCGTCATCGGTAAGGTTTTTTCCGGTGATGCAGGGGCATACAAGTACCTTGCCGATACGATCATGGCATTTCCCACGGCTGACGAGCTGGTGCAGGAGATGATGGACGCGGGCTTCCACCGTGCGTTCTACAAGCCCATGACTTCCGGCATCGTCTACCTGCACGTGGCGGAAAAGAGGTAG